The following proteins come from a genomic window of Parambassis ranga chromosome 4, fParRan2.1, whole genome shotgun sequence:
- the haus8 gene encoding HAUS augmin-like complex subunit 8 isoform X1, with amino-acid sequence MASRRTTVAPSSFKNTSTEAKSSSGANKASSGPGKKTTKSNATIVKSRYLQSAEKSSLSKSNSLTESFAMPLRPSSPKLSGVKPKLGTPPRRSIAPRALATSVISHDSEPSLLGKSVLQSTFTDGHCSRPDFDISVIKDKMVIENAAEPKRNPETEKRDIEMQTFLLAYLTAKMEHNTAKLKAKAEARLLQEMNEEQMLRAEVKEKKRQYLVAEKKRLVNELLDLQIAALTPVADAAKQFTQDYKSFATAVDTTRHELPYKNFYIDGDRREFLDKAEACLKESEKLLLQCTEGDYKDNSTSLECLRDIKTTSKDISQQLSGAFSDLLELSASVSRHTVHVQQALEEVELGSSRTCELYGSKE; translated from the exons ATGGCGTCCAGAAGAACAACAGTAGCGCCAAGTAGTTTTAAAAATACCTCCACTGAGGCTAAAAG CAGCAGCGGTGCAAATAAAGCGAGCAGTGGACCCGGGAAGAAAACTACTAAAT CGAATGCAACTATTGTTAAGTCTCGATATCTACAGTCTGCTGAGAAGTCATCTCTTTCAAAG AGTAACTCACTGACTGAATCATTTGCTATGCCATTGCGGCCTTCCTCACCGAAATTGAGCGGCGTTAAACCAAAATTGGGCACTCCACCCAGGCGCTCAATAGCACCACGGGCTCTTGCAACAT CAGTGATTTCACACGATAGTGAACCATCACTTCTGGGGAAAAGTGTTCTTCAATCGACTTTCACAGATGGCCATTGCTCTCGACCAGATTTTGATATTTCAGTCATTAAAG ACAAAATGGTGATTGAAAATGCAGCCGAGCCCAAGAGAAATCCAGAGACTGAGAAGAGGGATATTGAGATGCAAACATTTTTACTGGCCTACCTCACAGCTAAG ATGGAGCACAACACTGCAAAACTTAAGGCTAAGGCAGAGGCAAGACTCCTGCAGGAGATGAATGAAGAGCAGATGCTGCGTGCTGAGGTCAAGGAGAAGAAGCGCCAATACCTTGTTGCAGAAAAGAAAAGGCTGGTGAACGAACTACTGGATTTGCAG ATTGCTGCTCTGACTCCAGTGGCAGACGCTGCCAAGCAGTTTACACAGGACTACAAGTCTTTTGCAACTGCTGTTGACACCACAAGACACGAGTTGCCTTACAAGAATTTCTACATAGATGGAGACAGAAGGGAATTTCTAG ACAAAGCTGAGGCCTGCCTGAAGGAGAGTGAGAAGTTGCTGTTGCAGTGCACAGAGGGAGATTACAAGGACAACAGCACATCTCTGGAATGTCTTAGGGATATTAAAACAACATCGAAGGACATCAGTCAGCAGCTGTCTGG tgcATTTTCAGACTTGCTGGAGCTGTCAGCATCGGTCAGCCGCCATACTGTCCATGTCCAGCAGgccctggaggaggtggagctcgGCAGTTCAAGAACCTGTGAGCTCTACGGCTCCAAAGAGTGA
- the haus8 gene encoding HAUS augmin-like complex subunit 8 isoform X3, whose protein sequence is MASRRTTVAPSSFKNTSTEAKSSSGANKASSGPGKKTTKSNATIVKSRYLQSAEKSSLSKSNSLTESFAMPLRPSSPKLSGVKPKLGTPPRRSIAPRALATLISHDSEPSLLGKSVLQSTFTDGHCSRPDFDISVIKDKMVIENAAEPKRNPETEKRDIEMQTFLLAYLTAKMEHNTAKLKAKAEARLLQEMNEEQMLRAEVKEKKRQYLVAEKKRLVNELLDLQIAALTPVADAAKQFTQDYKSFATAVDTTRHELPYKNFYIDGDRREFLDKAEACLKESEKLLLQCTEGDYKDNSTSLECLRDIKTTSKDISQQLSGAFSDLLELSASVSRHTVHVQQALEEVELGSSRTCELYGSKE, encoded by the exons ATGGCGTCCAGAAGAACAACAGTAGCGCCAAGTAGTTTTAAAAATACCTCCACTGAGGCTAAAAG CAGCAGCGGTGCAAATAAAGCGAGCAGTGGACCCGGGAAGAAAACTACTAAAT CGAATGCAACTATTGTTAAGTCTCGATATCTACAGTCTGCTGAGAAGTCATCTCTTTCAAAG AGTAACTCACTGACTGAATCATTTGCTATGCCATTGCGGCCTTCCTCACCGAAATTGAGCGGCGTTAAACCAAAATTGGGCACTCCACCCAGGCGCTCAATAGCACCACGGGCTCTTGCAACAT TGATTTCACACGATAGTGAACCATCACTTCTGGGGAAAAGTGTTCTTCAATCGACTTTCACAGATGGCCATTGCTCTCGACCAGATTTTGATATTTCAGTCATTAAAG ACAAAATGGTGATTGAAAATGCAGCCGAGCCCAAGAGAAATCCAGAGACTGAGAAGAGGGATATTGAGATGCAAACATTTTTACTGGCCTACCTCACAGCTAAG ATGGAGCACAACACTGCAAAACTTAAGGCTAAGGCAGAGGCAAGACTCCTGCAGGAGATGAATGAAGAGCAGATGCTGCGTGCTGAGGTCAAGGAGAAGAAGCGCCAATACCTTGTTGCAGAAAAGAAAAGGCTGGTGAACGAACTACTGGATTTGCAG ATTGCTGCTCTGACTCCAGTGGCAGACGCTGCCAAGCAGTTTACACAGGACTACAAGTCTTTTGCAACTGCTGTTGACACCACAAGACACGAGTTGCCTTACAAGAATTTCTACATAGATGGAGACAGAAGGGAATTTCTAG ACAAAGCTGAGGCCTGCCTGAAGGAGAGTGAGAAGTTGCTGTTGCAGTGCACAGAGGGAGATTACAAGGACAACAGCACATCTCTGGAATGTCTTAGGGATATTAAAACAACATCGAAGGACATCAGTCAGCAGCTGTCTGG tgcATTTTCAGACTTGCTGGAGCTGTCAGCATCGGTCAGCCGCCATACTGTCCATGTCCAGCAGgccctggaggaggtggagctcgGCAGTTCAAGAACCTGTGAGCTCTACGGCTCCAAAGAGTGA
- the haus8 gene encoding HAUS augmin-like complex subunit 8 isoform X2, with the protein MASRRTTVAPSSFKNTSTEAKSSGANKASSGPGKKTTKSNATIVKSRYLQSAEKSSLSKSNSLTESFAMPLRPSSPKLSGVKPKLGTPPRRSIAPRALATSVISHDSEPSLLGKSVLQSTFTDGHCSRPDFDISVIKDKMVIENAAEPKRNPETEKRDIEMQTFLLAYLTAKMEHNTAKLKAKAEARLLQEMNEEQMLRAEVKEKKRQYLVAEKKRLVNELLDLQIAALTPVADAAKQFTQDYKSFATAVDTTRHELPYKNFYIDGDRREFLDKAEACLKESEKLLLQCTEGDYKDNSTSLECLRDIKTTSKDISQQLSGAFSDLLELSASVSRHTVHVQQALEEVELGSSRTCELYGSKE; encoded by the exons ATGGCGTCCAGAAGAACAACAGTAGCGCCAAGTAGTTTTAAAAATACCTCCACTGAGGCTAAAAG CAGCGGTGCAAATAAAGCGAGCAGTGGACCCGGGAAGAAAACTACTAAAT CGAATGCAACTATTGTTAAGTCTCGATATCTACAGTCTGCTGAGAAGTCATCTCTTTCAAAG AGTAACTCACTGACTGAATCATTTGCTATGCCATTGCGGCCTTCCTCACCGAAATTGAGCGGCGTTAAACCAAAATTGGGCACTCCACCCAGGCGCTCAATAGCACCACGGGCTCTTGCAACAT CAGTGATTTCACACGATAGTGAACCATCACTTCTGGGGAAAAGTGTTCTTCAATCGACTTTCACAGATGGCCATTGCTCTCGACCAGATTTTGATATTTCAGTCATTAAAG ACAAAATGGTGATTGAAAATGCAGCCGAGCCCAAGAGAAATCCAGAGACTGAGAAGAGGGATATTGAGATGCAAACATTTTTACTGGCCTACCTCACAGCTAAG ATGGAGCACAACACTGCAAAACTTAAGGCTAAGGCAGAGGCAAGACTCCTGCAGGAGATGAATGAAGAGCAGATGCTGCGTGCTGAGGTCAAGGAGAAGAAGCGCCAATACCTTGTTGCAGAAAAGAAAAGGCTGGTGAACGAACTACTGGATTTGCAG ATTGCTGCTCTGACTCCAGTGGCAGACGCTGCCAAGCAGTTTACACAGGACTACAAGTCTTTTGCAACTGCTGTTGACACCACAAGACACGAGTTGCCTTACAAGAATTTCTACATAGATGGAGACAGAAGGGAATTTCTAG ACAAAGCTGAGGCCTGCCTGAAGGAGAGTGAGAAGTTGCTGTTGCAGTGCACAGAGGGAGATTACAAGGACAACAGCACATCTCTGGAATGTCTTAGGGATATTAAAACAACATCGAAGGACATCAGTCAGCAGCTGTCTGG tgcATTTTCAGACTTGCTGGAGCTGTCAGCATCGGTCAGCCGCCATACTGTCCATGTCCAGCAGgccctggaggaggtggagctcgGCAGTTCAAGAACCTGTGAGCTCTACGGCTCCAAAGAGTGA
- the sac3d1 gene encoding SAC3 domain-containing protein 1: MAGQRQRAGQEGGRRKGQIPKQQLKDSVPRGTCQTMCPANELHDREAQNRLHRFEMIAGTERDRRPKGDPLRAVKEYSRPAAGKDATNPTDLRPPAVLRKTVSYLIDDIAGSSSLHPWTEVYDFVFDRLRSVKQDMIIQRVSGMDCVAILERTVRFLIFASYRLCGEPLQLYNPCINDTHLQECLSWLLECYANETGPHPNQEEFQALGLLYNLGSGRAAQHVIELPEQLRSTPAITLALSINRAFVERNPVRLLRLSQQLNFLQSCALHRHLVACRKDLLLIYSHGYSSRNCRFPLDRLAQLLSLDRSRTAQLCQVYGVEVNQDNQVVFSKAAFSELEQGKMQCKLYHSTVSEKQKRPHC, encoded by the exons ATGGCAGGCCAAAGACAACGTGCAGGTCAGGAAGGTGGAAGAAGAAAGGGGCAAATACCTAAGCAGCAGCTAAAGGACTCGGTACCCAGAGGGACCTGCCAGACAATGTGCCCTGCTAATGAGCTGCATGACCGTGAAGCTCAAAACCGCCTTCACCGTTTTGAGATGATAGCCGGCACAGAGAGGGATCGGCGGCCAAAGGGAGACCCTCTGCGTGCTGTCAAGGAGTATTCCAgaccagcagctggaaaagatgCAACAAACCCTACTGACCTCAGACCACCTGCTGTGTTGCGGAAAACCGTGAGCTACCTTATTGATGATATTGCAGGCTCGTCTAGTCTGCATCCATGGACTGAG GTGTATGACTTTGTCTTTGATCGGTTGCGTAGTGTGAAGCAGGACATGATCATTCAGCGGGTGTCTGGAATGGACTGTGTGGCCATTTTGGAACGAACAGTGCGCTTCCTCATCTTTGCTTCTTATCGTCTTTGTGGTGAGCCACTGCAGCTCTACAACCCGTGTATTAATGACACACACCTGCAAGAGTGCCTGAGCTGGCTGTTGGAATGCTACGCAAATGAAACAGGACCACATCCTAACCAAGAAGAATTCCAGGCCCTCGGTTTATTGTACAACTTAG GTTCAGGCCGCGCTGCACAGCACGTCATTGAACTCCCAGAGCAGCTCCGCAGCACTCCTGCCATCACTCTTGCGCTTTCTATCAACCGAGCTTTTGTGGAGCGTAACCCAGTGCGTTTGCTCAGATTGTCTCAGCAGCTGAACTTCCTGCAGAGCTGTGCTCTGCACCGCCACCTGGTGGCATGTCGTAAAGATCTACTCCTTATATACAGCCATGGATACAGCAGCCGCAACTGTCGCTTTCCTCTGGACAGACTGGCTCAGCTTTTGTCCTTAGACAGGTCACGTACAGCTCAACTTTGCCAGGTTTATGGAGTGGAGGTCAACCAGGACAACCAAGTAGTCTTTTCCAAAGCTGCTTTCTCTGAGCTGGAACAAGGGAAAATGCAGTGTAAACTGTATCACAGCACAGtgtcagagaaacagaaaagacCTCACTGTTGA